The Rhododendron vialii isolate Sample 1 chromosome 3a, ASM3025357v1 nucleotide sequence AAAAGTTTTAGAAAgagaatctagagagagaaaactctTGGAGGAAGAGAGGGGGAGAACGACTACCCAAGAAAACAGAGTACACGGTTGAGGAAGGGAAACAGATTCAGAAGCAAGAGATCTAAAACGGTGtaaaagcaaaacaagagagaagaaaaaacttcagtcttatgagagagagagagagagagagagagagagagagagagagagagagagagagatttgatgcAGAGAAGCAGCAGCATAACAAGAAACAGAGCACAAAACAAAGGAAGCAAAACTACCACCATGGAAACGATGTCTTGTTTGCCACAGAAACCAGACCCAGTTCCTCCCCCACTGAAGGCCTGGTCAAAACTCTGGCTCAAAACAAAACTCCAATCTTCTCTGCCCAGACAACCCCTACCCACCAACCCCAAATCACAGCCCAACAAAACCCTCATCTCACAGACCCTACTGGTCTCCGACCGAACCTCTCTCCTCTCCGACCAGATTCTCCTCCAAATCCTCTCCAAACTCCCCAAATCTCAAAGGAATTCGAATTCCCTCGTCTCCAAACGCTGGTTAAACCTCCAGGGCCGCCTCATACGCTCCATAAAGCTTCTAGACTGGGAGTTCCTCGTGTCGGGCCGGTTATTCGCCCGATTCCCAAACCTAATCCACGTTGATGTCGTCCATGGGTGTGTCATCTCCCCAAGGAATTCGTCAGGTATTTTGTTGACTCAAAAAATGGTCTCTTTCCATGTAGACTATAACGttttcccaagtgggtttgcgCCTGAAAATTATTTGCTCTCAGTTAATGAAGTTGATTTTGGTTTGAGGTCATTAGCTAGTGGGTACCCAAACCTGAGAAAGCTCATGGTAATCAACGCTAGTGAGTTGGGTTTGTTGAGTGTTGCTGAGGAGTGTCCCACGTTGCAAGAACTGGAGTTGCACAAGTGCAATGATCAGGTCTTGCGGGGGATCGCGGCGTGTCAGAACCTTCAGATACTGAAATTGGTGGGATATGTTGATGGGTTTTATGGGTCTTTGGTTTCAGACATTGGTTTGACGATAATGGCACAGGGGTGTAGGAGGTTGGTGAAGCTTGAGCTCAGTGGATGTGAGGGAAGCTACGATGGGATCAAAGCAATTGGACAGTGCTGCCAAATGCTTGAAGAGTTGACTATAACTAGTCATAGAATGGAGGGTGGGTGGCTGTCAGCTCTTTCATATTGTGAGAATCTGAAAACCTTGAAGTTTCAGTCTTGTAAGAGGATTGATTGTAGTCCGGGGCCTGATGAGCATTTGGGTTATTGTTCGACCCTCGAGCGTTTGCATTTAGAGAGGTGTCAATTGCGCGATAAGCGCAGTGTGAGAGCGTTGTTTCTCATGTGTGAGACTGTGAGGGAGATTGTCTTTCAGAATTGTTGGGGTTTGGACAATGATATGTTCAGCATTGCTGGTATCTGCAGGTATGGAGCTCCCTTTGTTGATTTACTTGTATAGCTCAATGCATTCACTTTTATTGCTTGATACTGCTGTTATTTTAATTCTCTCAAGAGTAGTAATGCAGTTGAGTTTATGGTATCAAATTCTGTCCATGGCACCAACATTCTAGGGCTATCATTTTTGCAGGCTTTTATATGATATACTCCGTAGCAAAATggtttgggaattgattttcaaactccTGTTTTGTCCACTTGTACTcctattttttatccttatgtATGTGAAATTACAAAACTTACTTTTAATGTGGTTAATCCCAACTACTTTTTCACATGAGAGGGCAAACTCGTAATTTTTAATGACTACGGCTAAAAAGGAAGTGGAAGTGGGATAAAAGAGGAGTACGAAAATCATTATGCAATAGATATCATATGATACAAAAAAGACACGAGAGATTAGGAACCTGAAGTTGGAAAAGTTATTATTGTGATCTTCCTCCTAGCTCCTCTCTAAAACTTGTTAGCAGTTTCAACTTCCGATCTTTTGTCATTACAGAAGAGATGCAGCTGAGAAACAATAATGAGTTATTATCATGAATCGAAAGAGAACAGTTACCTAGTTAGCAGTTTCTTTTGAAAGTGCTTCGGTAGGAAGCTAACTGTTGACATCTTTTTCAGGAGGGTGAGGTTCCTATCTTTAGAAGGCTGTGGGCTGCTAACAACTCAAGGCCTGGAGTATGTGATTGTTTCATTGAAGGATCTTCAAAGGCTCCGAGTTGTGTCATGTAACAATATAAAGGACAGTGAAGTAACTCCTGCACTTTCAGTTTTGCTTTCTGATCTTAAAGAATTTATGTGGAGGCCCGATACCAAGTCTCTCCTCTTGTTGAATCTTGAGGGGACTGGCATGGGAAAGAAAGGTGGGAGGTTTTTCGAAAAAGAATCGAGACTTGAGATCCTATTCAAGAAGATTTGAAACTCAAGACCATGTCTAATTCCCAGAATACCGCTTATTGCATACTTGAATGTTGACTCACTTGGGGGATGCAAAAAGGCCTTCTTGTTGTATGTTATTGTATTATACAACACTGTAATTTTATCCTTCCCCTGAACGGTGGACATGTATTTTGATGGCAGAAGGTTGTTCATTTGTCATGTAGGTGCAAATGAATGCATCTATTTTGTGAACTCATCGGTGATTGCCCCTGTTCAATTATCACTAGCCGCATCCTCCTTGTCAAGCCAACTTTATGTTGGTAACACCGGCATGCCTTTTATTTGTATAAAACTGTCATGTCATAATATCGCATTTCTCGTTCCTTCAAGATTCAGTGATCCAAAGAGTTAGCATTGCAGGTTTTTTCTGTTAACAGACTTTCGCTACTTTTGCCAAGTTCACTTTTATGCAGTATGTTCATGCTTTATGTTTTCCATGCCAAAAACAATCACAGCATTGACAGATTGCTTAAATTTGGAAGCTCCAGTTGTATGAACTATGAAGTTTAAGTATGAAGTTTTAGAATTGGGTCGACCACAAATTTCGATAATTTGATTTCTTTGGATACAAAAGATGGAACACCTCAAAACTCTACGAGTTGATTTTCTTTGTGGGAATTTCAATTCAAATTAAACAGCTTCCATTGATGAATGCCTAGCATATTGCATCACATTTTGCACCTCAGGcgatttcttcctcttctgggtAAGTCACCAGAGGTTTCTTGGTTACACAGAATGAGTCTTGTAATTCTTGAAAATTGTAAGTACACACTGAGAGTCATCAAATTTCATCATCCCACAGGTCTTGAATGGTCTTATAGGGGCTAGTGGTTTCATTAACAAGGAACTCCCCTCTCATAATCTTCCTCTCTTCCATCCTTTCGATATCGAGTAAATCGCGATCGTCCAATCTCAGATCAAGGGCCCTCATGTTCTCCTTCATCCTGTATTTGTTGAAGCTCTTCACGATTACGCTACCACCCTTGGATAGTCCCCAACTCAGGGCAACCTACATAGATTTTGCAGAAGACTGTGAGCAATTCTGCCCCGTTTggtttacttcttttttggggttttctacttatgttttaattaaaagaaaaaacttgttCTGTgaggatttttgaaatttttgtttgagGGAATTATTCAGAAACAAACCTGTAACGAGAAAACATAGAAAACATGTTTTCAATTTCGTAAAAAATAGTTCTCGCTAACAATGAATAgaataagaaaacaaatacatGTTCCTATTTTTGTAATAGCATTTTTGTAGATGAGGCACGCACTATGTCACGATATAGAAGGGCTTTGCTCTGATTTTAGTTGGATCCCGCAAGAGGAAGGTGAGAAACCTCTTTCggaattattgattcattagCCCAGATGCCGAGATTTTCGCACTCCAAATATATGTCATTTGCATTCCAAAAatagagtgcgaaaatcaattgcACATGGGGGTTTCAGAGAGCATAGGAAATTGtaaagtgcgaaaatcactgaAAAACTTTGCTATGATGATTGCAGCACCACCATATTAAGTAggagtaatttatttttgtagctGGTAAAAGTTAATTAGAAAAAGAATACAAGatgaattattaaaaaaatggcCTCGCAAATGACAATGCACCGttggtttttcatttattgGCCAAACTATACGTGGCCATTTTACGAGAACGACTTAAGTCAAAATGGCCCAACCATTAGACTTGCTCTTACCGTGCTAAAAAACAAATGAGTGCCTGTGATTACCTGAGCAGGGGTTGCCTTGTGCTTGAGAGCAATGGATTGGATGATTGGGTCATCAACCACAGCCGTTGATCCCCATGAATTCCCTGGCCCACCAAGAGGTGAATATGCGCTTACGTGGATGTTGTGGTCCCTACAGAACTCTCTCAGCTTTGATTGCCTCCACATCGGATGCATTTCCACCTgttacaaaattcaaaattgtagCAATCTATTATCTTTATTATAAAAGAGAAAGGTGTGAAGATAAGTTGTTAGAACGGTTTAGATTCATTAGATCCAAAGGTTGTAGTGCATTCTTCTGcttcccggttaagtgcccatggttttcatttaaatcacacaactgcgtagtgccgtaggcacggactAGCACTAGTGATATATAAAGGAAGAACAACTCGTGACTGTATCACTCATTTTGTTGAAGCTGTATAGCCTTTATGGACTTTTTAAAGTCCAAAAATACCCTTCCAAAAAAATAGGAAATGCTATGTTCACTTTCTAATTGAAAGGGTAGAAAAGACTTTTGCATATAATTAATTGAGAACCCACGTCCTATAATTGCTCTTGTTGGCATCCTACTTAAATGATGAACTCCTTGAGCACAGTAATTCATAACTTCTCCTTCAATATATACATCAAGCATCAGATCACCGATCATGGAAAAAGAATGGtgattaaaaagaaaggaatttgggTAAGAATGCATTCTTtaatttcatcaaaaaatctcTTTCTGTCTCACGttgaaaaaattagttatatagAATCATCTTCATCATTTGCACATGTATCGCGTGTGCCTCAggtgttagtttttttttatgacgaTAGTaacaatttcttcttttaaaaaaattagtaacgGCAATGTTTGAAAATAACGTCCCAATTATTGAGGTCTTAATCTTTTTCATAGACcaaaagataaacaaaataaTCTCCTGTAGCCTGTAGGTAGGTTgcttcaaaaacaaaagaagaatcaAAAGTTTGACTTGTCCTACCACTACATATCTCGTATTTTCTGCTCATTCTTGTTGAATCATTTTTCGTTTCTGCTCCCATATTTCATAACACATACAAAACCTGTGGGGCCATAAGACTATTtccaatttcttaaaaaattattttcctaccCTATAGCAGAGCAGAGAGCAATGCCACATGCATAGATTTATGTTCACATGTTCGAACACACCGATATGTTCGGAGCTATCTGGTGCTCGTTAACTCACAAAATAATGAATAGTCCATATGAATCGAACGATTCGGAaaaaggagggagggagggagggaacgAAGTAGTAGTACTTGATTGAGAGCAGGAGGGACAGAAGCGAAATTGAGGAGGCGTTGGATCTTGATGGTAGAGAAATTGCTGACACCGATGGCCCTGCACAACCCCATATCCAAGCATTTCTCCATTCCAGCCCACGTGGTCTCCAGGTCCAGTACTCTTTCAAAGTCTTGTTCGTTTGGGACAGGATAAGTGGCCCAAGGCTTCAGCTTCACTGGCCAGTGGACCAAGTACATGTCCACGTACTCCAATCCCATATTCCTGCAACACCCACCCATCCAAAACATCTACTAATATACTCTACTCTTCCAACAGGTTTACGATTTCAACAGTtcaaatcatcaaaacagaTCAAGCACAAGCCCGTAAATGGACAAATTGcacactctcatttttttttttcttgtaaacaAAGTAGCTAGCCGGCGTAGGTAGtgtcaaaaaatatttatcatcGTTGCAATtcttactctctccgtcccgaTGTTTTTTTCCCCACATTTAGGCTTTTTTaagtgcttcaaaatatttgCCCATTTGACCTTTAAATGGATCAAATTTTCCTTTCTACCCCTTCTTTATTGGAATAAAGTAACTTTCTAGtagtaaaaaaattgaagggtAAATGTGGAAAGGTATACCTTTTTtaggtgtaatgattatgttCTCTAAAAGAGTTGGATTTTCGAGATTGaataaacaaattgggacaaagGAAGGACTATGGgctcggataaaaaaaaaaaaaaaggactataTATGGGctcatttggctttaaaagtggaacaataattttttttttgtttttattcaaaaaaaatttgcatttgctaattttgcatcaaacttttgtgacttattaattcgtttcggccagaggaattggaaaagtaaaaaattttgatcgaaactcaatttttttcagaaagacaagaataagtaaaaaaataaactgacttattgacttatttttgtctttattcaaaaaataatgaatttcgatcaaaattttttactttttctattcctctcgtcgagacaaatcaataagtcataaaagtttgacgcaaaacaaacaaatgcaaattttttttaaataagagcaataaaataagtaaatcaactttttaatccaaacccaccttATATACAACGGATTCCCTTTCTGCCAACCTAGGCACACTACCAAATTAACCATGTATGTTAGGATTTGTGCTATCTTTGCAAGCCTCCCAGCACCGTCCACTCTCCACTTTGCCGCAGATGCATGCGTAGGTTGTGAGAGAATTTATCAGCTAGCTTTGCTATCCTTATTAATTGCACTTTTTTATGTAGCACAAAAACTTATTTTGGTacatacattatttttaagctaaaaaaattacacaaaaattACACGTAATTTCGTAGAGGCCCAACTTTATGCGAACGGAGGGTAGAAATTTGCGGTCACAAATTACGACAGAACCCCTATAAAGAATCTGCATATATATCTTTTGGGATCAACATCTCCTTGTCGTCACAGACCCACTTGTTGTTTTCTTAATACTCTAGCTAGCAGTATACTGTATACATCAGCCATGCAGACGTAGGAAAAGTGCAACTAATAAATATTCTTATTAGAGGAGTATTATGTTGCTGAAATATGAAACTACCATCATGCATGCATAAAAGCTGGAGACATGTCTCTCTAGACAAACTACTACCTCAGGACgtagattgaaatttgaagctgAGACTACGGAAACGATTGAGGCACACCGTGCAGAAACGGCACATGGGGCCCACTTTCGGATACCGTACAGataattcaagccgttcattaattttaaaacagTTTTCCGAGTGATTccgcgaaaaatcaactcaatctaatATATGTAGGTGCTTAATTGAttcaatcttttaatttttcattccaATTACAGGACTTGAATTATCCATGCAGAACCTGGAGCGGGCCCCGAGTGCTGTATGTGCACGGTCGGTTATCATATAAGCGTTGGTGAGACTATGGGGTGTTCGGTGCTTTTGTTTGTGGTAATTGTACATTAATTCTAATTCTAGTTATAGATTTTGAATTAGAAAGAACTCATATCACAACTTGTAAAAGTATTTGTGATATTTATATATTCTCTCTATCTCAAATTGCTTGCCCTTTTAGGAGAACCGTGCATTTTGCACACAAAAAATAGCAtgaactttttttcaaatcattttACACCAATTTTAGGATCTCATTAAGAAAAAactggtgtaaaaaaaaatctcacaaaGACATTAATTTTTGCGTGTCAAATGTACGATTTTTCAAAAAGGGCAAGCAATTTGAGACGGAAgaagtaaattttttgttttttgaacagCGGAGGAAGTAATATATAAAATATGATATGCAATCAAATATGTTTTCGTATAGCAATTTGTATATATGAATTGgcatctttgtaatttgttaaATATATTAGTAATCAAAATTTGAGAATTGAAAAGACACATCTACACTTCCTAGCTAGCTATATATATGGCTTAAAATTGATTTACCTGCATTCCCCATTTACATGTTACAACTCTGATGAGACTTATAATCCCCACACACCCACACACtagtaggagtaggagtagaagtATAAGGAGTACTAGTTGGATGGTCTTACGTACAGTAAGGTTTGGTTGAGTGCGGAGACAGGATCATGGTGATCACTTCCCCACAGTTTTGAAGTCACAAAGATGTCTTGTCTTTCCACACTCCGATCAACAAATATTGCTTCTGTTAATGCCTCTCCCACTGATGCCTCTGAACCATATATTCTTGCTGTATCAAAATGTTTGTATCCCATCTGCATATATAGTGTTTCATATATACAagttacaacaacaacaacaagtACTAACACTACACTACTTAAATCAATTACCATTATCATGAACGTACGTCAACCCATGCACAGTTTAATTTGTCCAAGTTTTTCATTATCGATCCCGTCTCAATATATATTGCACTCTCAGCTACACGAACGAACGATCGATCGATACAGTAAAAGTCTCCAAAACAAACGTACAGGTGAATTTTAGTACGTAAATGTGCAGCTGAAAATGTATGCGCGCATCATGCATGGTGTATGTAAAAGCTAGTTCTGTGGTGCATGCATATGATATAATAAGagagtatgtatgtatgtatgtatgtacctTGAGAGCAGTTTTGACTGCCTGTTTGGTTTCCTCTCTCACATTCTCAGAAGAATAAGTGCCAAAACCCATGATGGGTATGTTTGCACCACAATTCAATCTGCTCATCTGGTTGTACttcattccctctctctctctctctctctctctctctccctccaagcattcaactcagtACTTGGTGTCTCCCCatttatatacacacaaaagTCAACtgagctttaaaaaaaataatgcaccGCCTATAATAAATTCGGATCTTCCATGTCTCAGGGGATTTCCACCATTAATCTTTCATTTACTTAAACTAAACGTAACCTATCATccaaatataatatttttttaaccacCCACAAAAAGTGGGGCCGTCCTTAATTATGtaggttatttttgtatcaCGGCACATGATAGTTAGATTTACTCATAAAATTAAGAGAAACATAGCTTTCCCTGCAATAGGCATGAATGAGACAATTGTATATTATCAAATCACGTCCGGAAAGGACCCACAAATGGTAAAAAACGGGAAGGCCCAGTCCATTTTATGGACTAGAAAGAGGAGAGGATCTTGGTCAATATTTTGGACGAGTTTGAAGAAGCGAACaacttgaatcatcaaaatggaGTCAAAAAGTATACACCAACGGAAAAACTGGACCGGACGTTTAGTCCATGAGACGGGAGAGTGAGGATCCGCATTTTCAAAAACGACATGGTGGAgggaaacggaaaaaaaataaataaaaagtgaaCCTGTAGGAAAGATTAGTATTTTCAAGGACTTTGATGGCAACTTGAACTTTTCATTACAATTTCACTGGCAAATTTGTGAATTTTCCAAGATGATATGGAAAATCATAAAATTTGATGACTCATTGCCATGCTGCACACTTATCTCAATATGGCTCCAAGCCCCAACTGTCCAACCTCCAGATATAAGTAGTGGCCCTCATTTTAGTTAGAGGGACCGACGACGTACGTTGAACTCTCGCAGACAAGAAGAATACTGATATATCACATGTGCGCACTTAATTCTTTAAGTTGGGTTTCAACTaattaagtcacataattcgtgtGCGAGTAAGAGCGAAAACGAGAGCAACAACAAGAGCGGGAGCATGAAATTAATCTCCTTTCCTAAATATCTCAAGCTAGCTAATTAAATTTGTGACAGTGAGAGCAAAAATCTTACCAAATGATTATGTGACGATCGACCTAGCCAGGTtaatttcaagtttcaacattAGCCAGATCTTTGTTGATGTCTTGCCAACTTTGTTCGGGGTTTGTTAAGCACATAATTGGTCGACGGGTGATATGTGCCATCCTTGATACTCATTGGCAATTGATTTTAAGTTGGacataaagttttcacatggcATCAGAATTCAGAGCGTATTAAATTAACAATCCGCAGCTCATGATGACAGACTAGCAAAAAGACTGCATGATGATAAACCCAAAAAGAGGTTACACGTGACAAACCTCAAACGCGACTACACATGAGGGAGGATGTTAAAAGAAAAGCTAGTCTTGTAACGACTTggatttttattgaataaaaatttcgttaaatattggaatttcttttaaattacttagtattgcttttaaaattccttttaaatttctttaatccgtcataattaaattttagtccttaaaatttatatttcttgactaaaaatcctacgtggcaagtagaattagttttcaaccgattagttggaagaaccgaactatcaattcatctagttacaatttcttaaccctaattggacatttttgaccatctttgagccttataaACCTTCCTagccctaattgaaccattaggctATTAGAgataatcattataccccatgactattcattcaagtccatacctaccttctttatttctttatccattggttaataaatgctaggaaaattcttatcccttggacaatagaacATTTGACTTACCAATGTGTATATAactt carries:
- the LOC131319470 gene encoding F-box protein At5g07670-like — encoded protein: MQRSSSITRNRAQNKGSKTTTMETMSCLPQKPDPVPPPLKAWSKLWLKTKLQSSLPRQPLPTNPKSQPNKTLISQTLLVSDRTSLLSDQILLQILSKLPKSQRNSNSLVSKRWLNLQGRLIRSIKLLDWEFLVSGRLFARFPNLIHVDVVHGCVISPRNSSGILLTQKMVSFHVDYNVFPSGFAPENYLLSVNEVDFGLRSLASGYPNLRKLMVINASELGLLSVAEECPTLQELELHKCNDQVLRGIAACQNLQILKLVGYVDGFYGSLVSDIGLTIMAQGCRRLVKLELSGCEGSYDGIKAIGQCCQMLEELTITSHRMEGGWLSALSYCENLKTLKFQSCKRIDCSPGPDEHLGYCSTLERLHLERCQLRDKRSVRALFLMCETVREIVFQNCWGLDNDMFSIAGICRRVRFLSLEGCGLLTTQGLEYVIVSLKDLQRLRVVSCNNIKDSEVTPALSVLLSDLKEFMWRPDTKSLLLLNLEGTGMGKKGGRFFEKESRLEILFKKI
- the LOC131319471 gene encoding NADPH-dependent aldo-keto reductase, chloroplastic yields the protein MKYNQMSRLNCGANIPIMGFGTYSSENVREETKQAVKTALKMGYKHFDTARIYGSEASVGEALTEAIFVDRSVERQDIFVTSKLWGSDHHDPVSALNQTLLNMGLEYVDMYLVHWPVKLKPWATYPVPNEQDFERVLDLETTWAGMEKCLDMGLCRAIGVSNFSTIKIQRLLNFASVPPALNQVEMHPMWRQSKLREFCRDHNIHVSAYSPLGGPGNSWGSTAVVDDPIIQSIALKHKATPAQVALSWGLSKGGSVIVKSFNKYRMKENMRALDLRLDDRDLLDIERMEERKIMRGEFLVNETTSPYKTIQDLWDDEI